In Nitrobacteraceae bacterium AZCC 1564, the following proteins share a genomic window:
- a CDS encoding thiamine-phosphate pyrophosphorylase (product_source=KO:K00788; cath_funfam=3.20.20.70; cog=COG0352; ko=KO:K00788; pfam=PF02581; superfamily=51391) — protein MAAKPVPPRPAPRLYLATPPVTDPAQLLASLPDLLTAADVAAVLLRLTPADERSLIQRTKALAPTVQKTGVALLLDGHHTLVARAGADGANLTGLDAMQEAMPTLKPDRIVGVGGLITRHDAMVAGEAGADYVLFGEPDANGERPSADAVFDRLQWWAEVFEPPCVGFAATKEEAGLFASAGADFILLGDFIWHDERGPRAALVEAGNIVAESFDRAFGHTAVEEE, from the coding sequence ATGGCCGCCAAACCCGTTCCGCCTCGACCCGCGCCAAGGCTCTACCTTGCGACGCCGCCGGTTACCGATCCTGCACAGCTACTGGCAAGCCTGCCCGACCTGCTGACTGCGGCAGATGTTGCTGCGGTGCTGCTCCGGCTGACGCCCGCCGATGAGCGCAGCTTGATTCAGCGCACCAAGGCACTGGCTCCGACAGTCCAAAAGACCGGTGTCGCGTTGCTCCTCGACGGACACCACACGCTGGTGGCGCGTGCGGGAGCCGACGGCGCCAATCTGACCGGACTCGACGCGATGCAGGAGGCGATGCCGACGCTGAAACCCGACCGCATCGTCGGTGTCGGCGGGCTGATCACCCGCCACGATGCCATGGTCGCCGGCGAAGCCGGGGCCGACTACGTGTTGTTTGGCGAGCCCGACGCGAACGGCGAACGTCCCTCAGCCGATGCGGTCTTCGACCGCCTGCAATGGTGGGCGGAAGTGTTCGAACCGCCCTGTGTGGGCTTTGCCGCGACCAAAGAGGAAGCCGGCCTGTTCGCATCGGCCGGAGCCGATTTCATCCTGCTCGGCGATTTCATCTGGCACGATGAGCGTGGCCCGCGAGCGGCGCTTGTCGAGGCCGGCAATATCGTCGCGGAAAGTTTCGACAGGGCGTTCGGACACACCGCGGTCGAAGAGGAATAG